The following proteins are co-located in the Tachysurus vachellii isolate PV-2020 chromosome 17, HZAU_Pvac_v1, whole genome shotgun sequence genome:
- the olfm1b gene encoding olfactomedin 1b isoform X1: MTVPLLKIGVVLSTMAMITNWMSQTLPSLVGLNGTALSAARTPYPDRSIGVLPANLDETWQVYSSAQDTEGRCVCTIVAPQHTMCSRDARTKQLRQLLEKVQNMTKSIQVLDQRTQKDLQYVVRMEDQLRGLETKFRQVEETHKQNLAKQYKAMKEKMAELRPLIPVLEEYKANTQLVLQFKQEVQNVTASLALLQQEMGSYDYDELHLHITSLEERLHACMQKLACGKLTGISDPVTIKTSGSRFGAWMTDPLAPEGDIKVWYMDGYHNNRFVREYRSMSDFMTSDNFTSHRLPHPWSGTGQVIYNGSIYFSKFHSHVIIKFDFKTSTISKSQRLDSAGYNNVYHYAWGGHSDIDLMVDEHGLWAVYATNQNAGNIVISKLNPVTLQVIKSWTTNHPKRSAGESFMICGTLYVTNGYSGGTKVYYAYHTNTSTYEYIDVPLQNKYSHISMLDYNPRDRALYAWNNGHQVLYNVTLFHLIH, encoded by the exons ATGACGGTGCCACTGCTAAAGATCGGCGTGGTGCTCAGCACGATGGCCATGATCACCAACTGGATGTCGCAGACGCTCCCATCACTTGTGGGCCTCAACGGCACGGCGCTGAGCGCAGCACGGACCCCTTACCCAGACCGGAGCATAGGA GTTTTGCCCGCTAACCTGGATGAAACATGGCAAGTGTACAGCTCAGCTCAGGACACTGAGggaagatgtgtgtgtaccattGTTGCTCCCCAGCATACTATGTGCTCCAGAGATGCTCGCACCAAGCAACTGAGGCAGCTCCTGGAGAAG GTGCAGAACATGACCAAGTCCATTCAGGTGCTGGACCAACGGACACAGAAGGATTTACAGTATGTGGTCAGAATGGAGGACCAGCTCCGAGGTTTGGAAACAAAATTCCGCCAAGTGGAGGAAACTCACAAACAAAACCTTGCCAAGCAATACAAG GCCATGAAAGAGAAAATGGCAGAATTGAGGCCACTGATTCCTGTGTTGGAAGAGTACAAGGCGAACACACAGCTTGTTCTACAGTTCAAGCAGGAAGTTCAGAATGTGACTGCCAGTCTGGCATTGCTTCAGCAAGAAATGGGATCGTATGACTATGATGAATTGCATTTGCACATCACCAGCTTAGAGGAAAGACTACATGCATGTATGCAGAAACTTG CATGTGGAAAGTTGACTGGCATCAGTGACCCTGTAACTATTAAGACATCTGGATCTCGCTTTGGAGCCTGGATGACTGACCCACTGGCTCCAGAGGGAGATATTAAa GTATGGTATATGGATGGGTACCACAACAACCGCTTCGTGCGGGAGTATCGTTCAATGTCAGACTTTATGACATCAGACAATTTCACATCCCACCGCCTTCCACACCCGTGGTCTGGAACAGGCCAAGTGATTTACAACGGTTCAATTTATTTCAGCAAATTCCACAGCCATGTTATCATCAAGTTTGACTTCAAGACCTCTACCATTAGCAAATCCCAGAGGCTGGACAGTGCTGGGTACAACAATGTGTACCACTATGCATGGGGTGGCCACTCTGACATTGACCTAATGGTGGATGAACATGGGCTTTGGGCTGTCTATGCCACAAATCAAAATGCAGGCAACATTGTCATCAGCAAGCTCAACCCAGTTACCCTACAGGTCATCAAGTCATGGACGACCAATCATCCAAAGCGCAGTGCAGGTGAATCCTTTATGATTTGTGGCACACTCTATGTAACCAATGGGTACTCTGGAGGGACAAAGGTCTACTATGCCTACCACACCAACACCTCTACCTATGAGTACATTGATGTCCCGTTGCAGAATAAGTACTCTCACATCTCCATGCTGGATTACAACCCACGGGATCGTGCACTCTATGCTTGGAACAATGGACACCAAGTGCTCTACAATGTTACCCTCTTTCACCTCATTCACTGA
- the olfm1b gene encoding olfactomedin 1b isoform X2: MQPASKLLSIIVLMLSGTKLTQVLPANLDETWQVYSSAQDTEGRCVCTIVAPQHTMCSRDARTKQLRQLLEKVQNMTKSIQVLDQRTQKDLQYVVRMEDQLRGLETKFRQVEETHKQNLAKQYKAMKEKMAELRPLIPVLEEYKANTQLVLQFKQEVQNVTASLALLQQEMGSYDYDELHLHITSLEERLHACMQKLACGKLTGISDPVTIKTSGSRFGAWMTDPLAPEGDIKVWYMDGYHNNRFVREYRSMSDFMTSDNFTSHRLPHPWSGTGQVIYNGSIYFSKFHSHVIIKFDFKTSTISKSQRLDSAGYNNVYHYAWGGHSDIDLMVDEHGLWAVYATNQNAGNIVISKLNPVTLQVIKSWTTNHPKRSAGESFMICGTLYVTNGYSGGTKVYYAYHTNTSTYEYIDVPLQNKYSHISMLDYNPRDRALYAWNNGHQVLYNVTLFHLIH, encoded by the exons GTTTTGCCCGCTAACCTGGATGAAACATGGCAAGTGTACAGCTCAGCTCAGGACACTGAGggaagatgtgtgtgtaccattGTTGCTCCCCAGCATACTATGTGCTCCAGAGATGCTCGCACCAAGCAACTGAGGCAGCTCCTGGAGAAG GTGCAGAACATGACCAAGTCCATTCAGGTGCTGGACCAACGGACACAGAAGGATTTACAGTATGTGGTCAGAATGGAGGACCAGCTCCGAGGTTTGGAAACAAAATTCCGCCAAGTGGAGGAAACTCACAAACAAAACCTTGCCAAGCAATACAAG GCCATGAAAGAGAAAATGGCAGAATTGAGGCCACTGATTCCTGTGTTGGAAGAGTACAAGGCGAACACACAGCTTGTTCTACAGTTCAAGCAGGAAGTTCAGAATGTGACTGCCAGTCTGGCATTGCTTCAGCAAGAAATGGGATCGTATGACTATGATGAATTGCATTTGCACATCACCAGCTTAGAGGAAAGACTACATGCATGTATGCAGAAACTTG CATGTGGAAAGTTGACTGGCATCAGTGACCCTGTAACTATTAAGACATCTGGATCTCGCTTTGGAGCCTGGATGACTGACCCACTGGCTCCAGAGGGAGATATTAAa GTATGGTATATGGATGGGTACCACAACAACCGCTTCGTGCGGGAGTATCGTTCAATGTCAGACTTTATGACATCAGACAATTTCACATCCCACCGCCTTCCACACCCGTGGTCTGGAACAGGCCAAGTGATTTACAACGGTTCAATTTATTTCAGCAAATTCCACAGCCATGTTATCATCAAGTTTGACTTCAAGACCTCTACCATTAGCAAATCCCAGAGGCTGGACAGTGCTGGGTACAACAATGTGTACCACTATGCATGGGGTGGCCACTCTGACATTGACCTAATGGTGGATGAACATGGGCTTTGGGCTGTCTATGCCACAAATCAAAATGCAGGCAACATTGTCATCAGCAAGCTCAACCCAGTTACCCTACAGGTCATCAAGTCATGGACGACCAATCATCCAAAGCGCAGTGCAGGTGAATCCTTTATGATTTGTGGCACACTCTATGTAACCAATGGGTACTCTGGAGGGACAAAGGTCTACTATGCCTACCACACCAACACCTCTACCTATGAGTACATTGATGTCCCGTTGCAGAATAAGTACTCTCACATCTCCATGCTGGATTACAACCCACGGGATCGTGCACTCTATGCTTGGAACAATGGACACCAAGTGCTCTACAATGTTACCCTCTTTCACCTCATTCACTGA